DNA sequence from the Candidatus Hydrogenedentota bacterium genome:
AAGAACACCACGGAATCTGCCGTTCGCGTGCGGCATATTCCGACGGGCATCGTTGTCGTTGCGACTGCCGAACGCTCCCAACTGCGGAACAAGGAAGCCGCCCTGGAAGAACTCCAACGCCGGCTGGCGGCGCGCCGCCGCAAACCCAAACCGCGCATACCCGTCAAGGTGACGAAGGCCGCAAAGAAGCGCCGCGTTGAAGCCAAACGCCAACGCGGCGAAACCAAAGCAATGCGGCGCAAACCGGACACCGAATGAACGCCCACATTGACTCGTCCGCTACCACAGTTTAGTTTTTGAATCAAAAGGAGCCTGACATTGGAGAAACGGAAACTTGGCAACACGGATATGTTGGTCAGCGTGCTCGGATTTGGCGGGGCGGAGATCGGCTTTGAAGGCGCGACCGAGAATGACGTGGCCGATCTGCTCAATCAAGCGCTCGACGCGGGTCTGAACGTCATCGACACCGCGGCGGGCTACATGAATAGCGAGGAGATGATCGGCAAGGCCGTTTCGGGCCGCCGCGACGACTACTACTTGTTCTCGAAATGCGGTTGGTCGGGGAACTCCAGCGAGGAGGAGTGGACGCCGGGGACGATCCTCTCACATATTGAAAACAGCCTGAAGCGCCTGCGCACGGACCGGCTCGACTTGATCCAATTGCATTCTTGTTCCGAACCCATTTTGCGTCAAGGCGACGTGATCGCCGCCGTGCAACATGCGCGCGACCGAGGTTATGCAAGGTACATCGGCTACAGCGGCGACGGTGCAGCCGCCAAGTACGCAATCGGCACGGGAGCGTTTGACACGCTGCAAACTTCGATCAACATCGCCGACCAACAGGTATTGCGCGAGAACCTGCCAATGGCGCACGAAAAGAACATGGGGGTCATCGCGAAGCGGCCCATCGCCAACGCGGCATGGAAAACCGGAGCGAAACCGGAGAACGCGTACCATCACGTGTATTGGGAGCGGTTGCAGGTCCTTCAGTACGATTTCCTGCGCTTGGATATCGATACCGCCGTGAGCGTTGCCTTGCGCTTTTCATTGAGCCAGCCCGGCGTTCACACGGCCATCGTCGGGACAAAACAGCCCGGACGTTGGAAGCAAAACGCCGGCTTGCTTGAAGCGGGACCTCTCTCACCATCGGAAATCGACGCGATCCGCGCCCGATGGGACGAAGTCGCAGATCCAGATTGGGTAGGTCAGGTGTAGGCGTGCGGCTTACCCGAGCGTCTTGCGGAAGCGGCCGGCGCTTACAGTAAGCAGGACACTCGCAATGACGATGAGCCCAATTCCCTGCGGCCACAACTGCATGAACCCCGCGTCGCGCAAAATGATGCCCCGAAGGATTCTGATGAAGTACGTAACCGGCAAGGCCTGGCCGATTGCCCAGATCGGCGCAGGCATGGACTCCTGCGGAAACATAAAGCCAGACAACAGAACGGAAGGCAGCATAACCAGGAAGGCAATCTGAATCGCCTGCACCTGATTGCTTGCGATGGTTGAAATCATCAGGCCCAGTCCCAGTGAGGTTACGAGGAACAAGACCGAAAAACCGGCGAGCAGCGCCAGACTCCCTGCAATGGGTACTTGAAAGAGAAAGCGCATCAGCAGGACCACCATGCACACTTCAAACGCGCCAATACATGCATACGGCATCAGCTTGCCGCCAAGCAGCCCCAGCCGCGACACCGGCGTCACCATAAGCTGCTCGAGGGTCCCGTTCTCCTTCTCGCGCACCACGGCGAACGCGGTAAGAAACATCGTCACCACCTGCATCACGATTCCAATTAGCCCGGGGACCATAAAGTTTGCCGTCTTCATGTCCGGATTGAACAGCACTCGCGGACGCGACTCGATCGGTTGCGACCTTCCGGGAAAACGTTCCTGAATCGCCGTGAACGACTTTCGCAGCGCGATCGCGTTCGACACGTTTAGCGCCTGCATCGCCACCGTCGAATCGCTGCCGTCGATCAGCACCTGCACTTCGGCACGCCGGCCCAGTGCGACGGAATCCGAGTAATCCGGCGGGATTTTCACCCCGACCTTGGCGTGGCCATCGACGATCATTCCGGTTAGCTCGTCATCGGAAAAGGCTTGGCCCACGAAATCGAAGTAACCGGTATTCTCGAAACTATCGAGCAGCTCGCGGCTCGCCTCGCGGCCATCGAGGTTGTAGTACGCCGTCGGGATGTGCTTCACATCCATCTGGATCGCGTAGCCAAAGATGGTCAATTGAATGCCGGGGATCACCAACATGAGCAGCAGCGTTTTCGGATCGCGCAGAATGTGAATCGTCTCCTTGTAGACGATTGCATTGAATCCCCTAAACACTGCGGGCCTCATCCATGGTGCGCGTCAGCGTGACGAAGACGTCCTCCAGCGACGGCGGGATCGTGTCCACGTGAACGTGGCCGAATCCCCGGTCGATGAGGGCCGCGCGCAACCGTTCGCCCGATCCCTCCTCCGCGAGCACGTGCAGCGAATCGCCGAAGATCGTCGCGTCGCGCACGTACTCGAGCGCATTGATGTAGCCCATGGCCTGCGGTTGGCGGTCGCACATCACGCGCATGCGTTCAAGACCGGCGGGTGTCACGGCCGGCATCTCCTTCAAGTCGCCGGGCGTGCCGTTCGCGATCATGCGCGAGAAATAGATGTAGCCGACGTGCGTGCACCGTTCCGCCTCATCCATGTAGTGAGTCGTTACGAAGAACGTATGCCCTCGATTGCTCAGCTCGAACAGCAAGTTCCACAGCGCCCGCCGCGCGACCGGATCGATGCCCGCCGTGGGCTCGTCGAGAAAAAGCAGTTTCGGCTCGTGCACCAGCGCGCACGCTAGCGCAAGCCGCTGGCGCCACCCGCCCGAGAGCTGCCGCGCGAGCCGATTGCGGTAATTGTGAATCCCGGTTAGTTCAACAACATCTTCGATCCGTTGCGCGGCGCGCGACCGCGGGACCGAGTAGACGCGCGTGTAGAACCGAAGGTTCTCCATCACGGAAAGATCGCCGTACAAGCTGAATTGCTGCGACATGTACCCAATTTCGTGCTTGATCCGATCGGTGTCGTGCGCGAGGTCGAACCCCATCACGGTCGCGTTGCCGGAGGTCGGGCGAAGTAATCCGCACAACATGCGGATAAGCGTCGTCTTGCCGGAACCGTTCGGCCCGAGCAGGCCGTAGATGCTGCCGCGCTCAACCTCGACGTTTGCGGAATCCACGGCGGTGAAGCTGCCGAAGCGCCGCGTCAGGTCGCGCGTGGATATCGCCAGATTGGGTTCCAAGGCGCCTCACTCATGGGCCAATGGCATTCGGACCATCGCCGCCATGCCGGGCCGAAGTTTCCCGCCGTGCGAATCGAACGCCACCTTCACCCCAAACACCTGCTGCACGCGTTCCTCTTCGGTCTGAAGATTTCTCGGAGTGAACTCGCCTTCGGTCGCAATGAAGCTGATCTTGCCCTTGAAGGTTTCGCTGCCGTGCGCGTCGGTGGTAAACGTCACTTCCTCGCCGAGTCCCAGGTGTCCCAATGCCAGCGCGCTGACATATACCACGAGTTTCAGGTCTTCCGGGTCTGTCAACTGAAGCACCGGCCCGGGCTGCACAAGATCGCCCGGGTGGACATCAAACGACTGCACAACGGCCGCGCGCGGGGACTTCACAGTCATCTCGTTCAACAGCGTTTCCGCGCGAAGAATTTCGGCCTGGGCCGCGTCGCACGCCGCGCGTGCCGCGTCGATATCTTCCTTGCGGGTGCCATTCTTCAGCAGGTCGAACGCGGCGGCGGCGCGGTCGCGTTCGGCCTTCGCCATTTCGATCTGCTCGTTGCGCGTACCGTTAGCCAACAGGTCCAACTGCTCTTTCGCGGCTTTATGCTGGCTCTGCGCCGCCTCCAATTGGTGGAATGCCTGGTCGTACGCCTGCTGCGAAACGGCACTGCCTTCCCGCAGTTTCTTTATGCGCGTGAAGTCGGACTGCGCCGTATCCAGTTGGGCTTTCGCTGCGCCCGCCATGGCGCGGGCCGCTTCGATCTCCTCGGAGCGCGCGCCATTCAGCGCCATCATGTACGCCGCTTCCGTGGCAGCCGCGGCGGCTTCCGCCTGTGCGAGTTCCTCGGGTCGCGCGCCGGTCTCCAGACGTTGCAGCGTGGCCTGCGCCTGCGCCAGCTTGGCCTTTGCGGCGGAAAGAGCCGCTTCCTGCTCACCACACTCGAGCTTTAACAGCACCTGACCGGCCGTTACCGAATCGCCTTCCTTTACTGCGATGTCCGCGACCCGGCCGCCTACGCGCGAGCCAACTCCAATTGTCGTGCCTTCTATCGTTCCAGTGACGCGCAGCGCCCCTCCGTGATCGCGCGAACAGCCCGCGGTCACGACAAAACTGGCAGACGCGACCGCAATCCAGAAGGTGGTGTTGACCGTCTCGAGTCGAATCCCCAATCGTGCTCCTGTCCAGCCCGCGGTAAACCGCGCCAACCACGGACTACGGTGAAGTTAGGCAATCAAAATGTGAGACGAAATATGCGTCTCGCAGACGTTGCACTTTGCCAACGCACTTCAGCCGGAAAAGTTGTCGTGCGGTCAGGCTTGAAGGTCTTCCACTCGCGCCGCATACTACCCGTCTTTGCCGCGAGGGAGTACGCGGCCTCATCCGAGGGGAACACCGTCATGCAGATACCCGCAAAGGGCCTGCCCAAGTCTGAAATCCTACAGATGCTCGAGTCGTTCAAGCAAAACGATCTCGCGTGGCGCTCCGGGCGTGTACTGGCCTACACGTACGATCCCGGCGCCGAGGTTGACGACGTAGCCAAAGCCGCGTACCTCATGTACCTCACTGAGAATGCGCTCGATCCGACGAGTTTTCCGAGCGTCGTTAAGCTGGAATCCGATGTCGTCCGCATGGTCATCGACCTCTTGCGCGGCGACAAGAACGTAGTCGGTTCCTTTACATCAGGCGGCACCGAGAGCATTTTGCTTGCGGTGAAAGCCGCGCGCGACTGGGCGCGGGTGCACAAGCCGCACATCAAGCAACCCGAATTCGTCGTGCCGCGCACCGCCCACGCCGCGTTTCACAAAGCTGCCGCGTACTTCGGCCTGACGATCAATGTGGCGCCCGTGAACGCGTCGTCTTACTTGGCCGACGTAGACGCCATGCGCGCGCGAATTACGGATAACACGATTCTCCTTGTCGGCTCCGCGCCAGGCTACGCGCATGGCGCGATCGACCCTATCGAAGACATCGCCGCGCTCGCACAGGAGAAAGGGCTGCTTTGTCACGTGGACGGTTGCGTCGGCGGAATCCACCTCAGCCTCATGCGCCGCATGGGCTATGCGCTTCCCGCGTTCGATTTTACTGTACCGGGCGTAACGTCCATATCTGCGGACATGCACAAGTACGGGTACAGCCCCAAGGGCGCGAGCATCGTCATGTACCGCAACAAGGAGTTGCGCCGTCACCAACTTTTCGCGTGCGCGGCCTCGACCACATACGCCCTTATCAACCCGACGATCCTCAGCACAAAGTCCGGCGGTCCGATGGCGGGCGCCTGGGCAGTGCTTCATTACCTCGGCGAGGAGGGGTATGCGCGTGTTGTCCGCGGAGTTATGGACACGACCGCACGCATGATCGACGGAATCAGTCAAATCGACGGGTTGCGCGTCCTCGGCAAGCCGGACATGTGCATGTTCTCGATCGCCTCCGGCGAGTTCAACATCTTCCAACTCGCGGACGAAATGAAACTGCGCGGCTGGTATCTGCAACCACAATTCTCAATCGAGGGCCTGCCGGCAAACCTGCATATTACCGTCACCCAGAACTCCGCCACGGTGGTTGACGAATTCCTCGCGGCGCTGAGGGACGCCGTTGCCGCCGTCAAGAAGGACCCAAACCCCATCGATGCGAATGAGATTCGCACCAATATCGACGCGCTACTTGCGCAACCCGGCGAAGCCCCGCTGAAGGAACTTGCCGCAATGCTCGGCATTGACGGCACCAGACTCCCGGAAAGGATGGCGCTGCTGAATACGGTGCTGGATGCCATCCCGGATGATCTTGCCGAGGAAGTGCTCACCGATTTTCTAAATGATCTGTACGCATGATCCGAACCGCCGTTCCGGTCGATACCAACCGATTACCGTGATACACTTACGCCGATCAAAGTGGACGAAATGCCGGATGCTATCACGATGAAACGTATCTGGACTCAATTTGTCTTGGCGTTGCCGATCCTGGCGGCGAGCGGCGCCGAGTCTCCTCCATTGCCCGATGCCGACGCATTCGCGCAATGCGTGCTGACGGTCTCGGCTTCCTATCCAACGGACGGAACAAACGCCTATTATTGGCCGAAGCAGGGCGAGTGGAAGGGCGTGACGCGTGACGTGTTCTATAACGGCGAACTCGTCGCGAAGGGCGACGAACAAGGCCGGTGCCATTGCAGCGGCATTACCTGGGAAGTGTTCATGCGCGCCATTGAGGAATACAACCGCACGCACAACCCGAAGGCGCTCCACACGTGGACCGTTGAAGACATCAAGCAGTTCCAATTCCTCTGGTTCGGCAGCGACGGGAACAAACGCTGCATCCACAATGCGGTCCTGACGTACGGGATCGGCACGGAAATTAAGGAACCCGCCGATGCGCGCCCGGGCGATTTCGTGCAGTTCTGGCGCGGCAACGGTTCCGGACACTCCTGCATCTTTCAGGAATGGGTGCGTGATGACGCGGGGAATATCACACACCTGAAATACTGGTCCGCGCAAAAGAAGACGAACGGCATTTCGTTCAATATGGAAACGGTCGGCGACCCGAAGGGTATCATCTTGGACCAGGTTTACATCGTCCGCATTGGAAAACCGTCGTCCGCCGAATCGTCGAAGAACTAATCGGAATGCGAAAGAAGGAGGCACGCGCATGGCGGCGCGATTCTCCGGAAAAGCGGTCTTCATCACCGGCGCATCCTCGGGCATTGGGGCCGCCCTCGCGAAGCGGTTTGCCGCGGAGGGCGCACGAGTGGCGCTTGCCGCGCGCAGAACGGGCCTGCTCCGCAAGGTACAACGTGAAATTGCAGCAGAGGGCGGAGATGCGATTGCGGTCACCTGCGACGTGACCAGCCCCGTATCGATCAAACGCGCGGTGGCCCGTGTTGTGAAAACGTACCGCCGCCTCGATGTCGTCGTGGCGAACGCAGGCATGCCCGTGAATGGTCGATTTACGACGCTGGACACCGCGGATTTTCGGCGCCAGTTCGACACCAACTTCTTCGGAGTGGTCGACACCATTTACGCGACGCTCCCACATCTGCGCAAAACGCGGGGCCGGCTTGCGATTGTGACGAGTATCGCCGGCCGCCTGCCCCTTCCGGGAGGTAGCGCATACTGCGCGAGCAAGTTCGCCGCGTGTGGACTTGCCGAGTGCCTCTATCATGAGTTCTCGGAGTTTGGCGTGTCGGTAACAAACGTACTCCCCGGGTTCGTCAACACCGAAATCGGTTACGTGAAGCGAAACGGCTCGATCGACCGCGCCAAGCCCAACACGATTCCGGAATGGCTTGCAGCGGGAGCCGACCAGGCGGCGGCGGAAATGCTCGACGCGATTCATGCGCGCAAGGCGGAAGTGGTCCTCACCGCGCACGGCAAGTTAATCGAAGCGGTCGGTCGCTACTTTCCGCGATTGACCCGCCTTGGCCAGCGTCTTGCCGCGAAGGAAGTAATGCACATCCTCGAGCGCGGCGCGCGATGAGACCGCCTGGCGATTGGATAAACGCGTCGCCGGGGAATCTACTCGATGCATCTTGGCCTACTGGTCTCCTCAACACTCAATATGCAAGGTCGGTGAAACTCCTCGTTCTTTGCGTCGTAATCGTCCATTGCGCCACGAGTTGTCCCGTGCGCGTGTCTCCCATACAGCGCGCGCTGTTGTATCTCGACGCCGCACAAACGAAACGCGACAGCATGACGCCGGGCGAAATCGATTACCGCGGGAATTGGCCGCAGATATTTCACTTCAGAAACGTTCCCGGATACCGCATTAAGGACGTAAGCCCGTTTGTCGTCGTGTTCGCGCACCACGCGTTGGCGGGTATTTCCCCGGCAACCCAGGACGCACTCGGACTCGGCGCCGACGACATCAAGTTGGCGCACAAGATGCGCGTCCGCGCCGTCGATTGCTTGAACCGATTCAAAGCGGACGATGCGGCGTTCGACGCGGAAACGTTTGGGTTTTGGCCGTACGAAATGGACTCCGGTTCGAGCACACCGCTGCTCGAAGACCTGCTGTTCGATCTCCTGGAAGGGCCGGTCCTCGGCGGGACCCGCGCTCCGGTCAATTTGTCCTACTTCCCGACCGAAATGGCCGTCCCCACCGATGCGGACGTTACCGCGACGGTATACGCGGCCCTGTTGGACCACCGCACGCTTGATGGCGGAGAGGCTGTGACAGCAAATCTCGACGACTTGTTCGGCGGGAACCGGCATATCGATGCCGTGCCGCTTCGGTTCGATCCGGCCTGGTTGCCGGACGATTCCGGCGCATTTCTGACCTGGTTCATGGAGAACGCTTCGGCTACGCCGCAATACGGCAACGATATCGATTTGGTTGTGAACGCGAACGTTCTGTTCGCGCTGGCGCGGTTCGGTCTGGTCAAAACACCCGGCTTTTCCGAATCGGTGGCCGTGATCGACGACGCAGTGCGTAACGGATTGCATCGCGTGCAATGGGACAACATCAGTCTCTACTATCCCGACAGCTACGTCTTTCATTACTGTGTATCGCGCGCGTACGCGGAAGGACCGATACCGGAACTGGACGCCGCCGTACAGCAGCTGGCGTCGGAAATAATCGACGAAGCCCGGACCTGCGCGGATGGAACTTCGTATTGGGACAAGGGCAGCCCTGAGTTGAACACAGCGTTCGCCGTGCTCTCGTTGATTCATTCTGGCGTAGATACGCCATTGATCGACGAAGGCATCGCTTTCCTGGAGCGCAGGCAAAACTCGATTACCGGCGCATGGGGAGCAGCGCCTTTCTTCATCGCGCGCGCGGACAGCGGAATAGTCATCGAGTGGGAGTCCGCGCCGTTGACCACGGCCATCGCGCTCGAGGCATTGTGTAAAGCAAAACTGCGCGCGCGACGATAGCCCGGATTTCTCATCGCTCCACATCGTCGCAGTGGAGGCAAAATCCTTCGGGGCGGCAAAAAAATCCGGGATAGCACCGAGGCAGAATCGCCGCATTCATTCGTGCTATAAATTCACTTCGGGGGAATTCGACAACCACACCCTTTAGATTGGCGACGACATGCATCACAATTCGATCCCTGTCCGTTTAGTGCTCTTCGCCACTGCCGCGCTCCTCTTGGCCGCGCGCGCGGAGGAGACTCAGCCGAGCGGCGCCGTTCCCGAAAACTTATACACGGCGCAAGCAGTGAGCTTTCCCGGGCCGTGGGCGTTTCAACTTGGCAAATCCGGAATCATCTACGTCGAGGATCAACAACTGGATGACTTGACCGACCCGGACAAGCAGGTCGACCTCGGCATCACCGGCACGCCGAACGTAACCACCTTGCGTACCATCTGCGAAAACGCAAAAGCGGCAGGACATCGCACGCTGATCCTCGCGTTCGATCACTTCTTCAGTCAATACAAGAAGGACCGACCTGAAGGGGTGCGCCAATACGTGCCTGACGAGGACGCCTGCATCGCGCGAATCGCGAAAATCAGCGCGTTCGCCAAAGAGTACGGCCTCAGACTCGAAATCAGCCTGCTCAGTCCGCTCGAAATCGGGCGCGGGTATCGCGCCGCCACCGGTGAATCGGGTTTATGGCTCCATTACCGCAAAGGCATTCGCGACGCAACAACCGGCGAATACAGCGTGCAACTTTGGCGCCACACGAAGTGGTCAAACAACAAAGGCACAATCAGCGTCGAAGATGCCGGGGTCCGCGTATTCGCGTTCAGCGAGCGCTCCATCGGCGGCACGCCATACCTCGTGGTCGATCAAGACGCCATCGTCGAAATCACGGACACCGCAAAGGTCGAGGTGTGGCCCGGCGCGGTCGTTCAGCAGGGCGACTTCAGCGCGGTTCGCGTGCGCATCCACGGCGAGGGCAGGGCGGACATCGGGCGCCTGGACCGCATTCTCGTCGTGCAGCAGTACCGCACACCCGAAATGGACTACTTCAGTCCACAATCGTTTCCATTCCTCAAGCAACTCATCGACAAGTACCTCGATGCCGGTGTCAAGTTGAACGCGCTGTATTCGGATGAAATGCACATCCAACAGGACTGGCACTACTTTTCCCACCACGACAACGGCGAATTCGCGATGCGCTACGTCACGCCAAACTTGTCGCGCGTGTACTCAGAAAGATTCGGCCCAGAGTTCGGCGATTTCGCCAAGTACATGGTCTACTTCACGCGCGGCCAGGAGGACACGTCGAGCACGCTGAGCGCGAAAGAAGGGCGCATGCATGTGTTCGGCGATTCCCCCGAAGCCGTGCGCCGAACGGCGCTGTTTCGTGCGCGGTATTATCGCCTCCTTCAGGACACCGTCGTGGACCTGTTCGCCGACGCCAAACGGTACACCGAACAACGTATCGGTTATCGCCTCGAAGCGCGCGCGCACGCTACATGGGCGCAAAGCCCGACCATCGACAAATGGAACACGGGCCGCCAAAACCAATTCCGTAGTTACTACGAATACACGTCGAACTTCGTCTGGTCGAATACCGTACAGCAGGCGTCGTCCGCGTGCTACGACTACTTCAAGTGGGGCGATTTTCTCACCGGCAACGGGAACGACCACGCGGAAGGCGGCTGGCTTGACCGAAATTACTACGGCCTGATGCTTGCCTGCTCGACAGGCGTTATCAACGACGTTCCGTACTCCTACGGCGCGCATTGGGGCATGCCGCGCGAACTGGGCCTGCGCAGGCACGCGTTGGTCGATGTTTTCGGCGCGTCGGCGTCGCCGCCGTTCATGCTTGTAGAAGATGCGCAGCACCGGGATGTAGACGTGTTGATGCTGTACCCGGCCAATCTCGTCGCAGTCGACGAACGTTTCGGCAGTTGGATGACACAATACGCGTACGCAAATCTTATTACCCCGGACAAACTTCTCGAACTCGGCCAACTCGACGGCAAAGACATTGTGGTGCGTGGGCGGCGCTACTCGACTCTTGTCACGCTCTTCGAACCATTTCCTTCCAATGATCTGCTCGCCTTAATGAATCGCTTCGTCGAGAGTGGGGGAAGACTCGTATGGTCGGGTCCGCCACCCGTGCTGACCGCGGAAGGCGGCGACGCCTTGGAGATCTGGAGGCAGTTGACTGGTGTCGAGTACGCGCCGGGTGTTGATGAAGGAATCATCGCGCCCGGCAAGGTCGTCGCATTCGAGGGCCCACTCGCGAATGCTGCGCCACAGACAATCCTCACGGACTTTCTTGTCGATCGTATCTATCCGGTTACCCCGCGCGAGGGCGTAACAAGCGCGGCGCGCGTCGGCTCGGACATCGTCGGTACGCACCGCGCCACCGCCGCCGGTGGCTCCGTCACGTTTCTGGGGTTTCGTCCGCGAGACGATCAATCCGCGAGTCTCGGTTACGAATCGCGCACGTGGTTCTCTGTGCTCGAGGCGCTCGGAGCCTATCCGGCCTCCGGCAAGTTCGCTGATATCAACGACAACACGGAACACGTTTCCCGCTCGACACCGTATCTCGCGTGCCGCTTTCCCAACGGAACGACCGCCGTCGCGCCCCATTTCAAAGATACGCTGGAAGACTGGCCGGGCGGATTCGCGCGCAACGAGGAGCAAGACCGCGCGTATCTTGAACGCGTGCCGCCGCCCTCCGACGCGATCGAGCTTGCCGAATTTCGCGTGAACGGCCGTACCGTCACATACACGGGTACGGGCGCCGTTGCGTTCCGAACGAACGACGCCGGTCACTTGATCGCGTTCGCTGGGAGCAATGCCGCCGCGATCGCCGTCGATGGGGTGACAACTACGTTCGCGTCGCAGCCGATAGCGTCGATCTGTTGGGCGCCGGTACCCGCGGAGCGGCGTGTGCCCAACGGGGCGGTGCTTGTCGTTCAGGTGGTTGGCGCCGCGGACATTCGGATTCCCGCGCCGGAGTTAACGGGACCCGCCAAACTCTACGCACAAGGCACAACTCCGGGAAGTTTGGGCACGCTTGTCCCCTGCGCAATCGAAAACGGCGTACTATGTTTTACTGCAACGCCGGAGGTTTCGCACCGATGGCTTTACGCTGTGCCGAATTAGTGCGCGCTACGGATCGGAACCGTCGTCGAAAACCCCGTGTTCAACCAGGGGAACGGGAATAATTGCGCCATGTCCAAGGGACTCATTGCTGTCATTGCTGCGCTTGCGTTACTCCTCATCGTGCAGACTTGGCGGGTGCACGCAATCAAACAGCAGTTGAGTCAAACCCAAGCCAGCGTCCACAAGTTGGAGCAACGGGCGCAAGACGAGCGCACCGAAACATTATCATCTGGACCGGTCAGTGCATTCGATCCGGTCGGTGACGTCAACCTGGATCGCACCGACAAGAACGTAGCCACGACCCAAGCCGATTCGGCCACCGCGGAAGCTCGCGGGGCCGATGGCGCCGTCGCATCCGAGACGCAGCGGGGCGCCGGCACAACCGCGCTCGCCCAGACTCAATCCCACGACAAGCGCGCTGCGCCGACGAATCAGCTTCCGGCCAAACTGCGAAAGAGCATCTCGCAGGCGGCAAGCGCATTCAGCGACGGTGACTACGAAACCGCGTTGAAACTGTTGGAGAACGCCGTCAAAGAATTTCCCCAGGAAGCGCAGGCCTACGCGACGCTGGCGAAAATGTACAACGACCTTGGCATGATCGACGAGGCGATCAAAGCGTATCAAGATTGGACCGCCGCACGCCCCGACGACGCAAAAGCGTTTCTCGGTGCGGCGGGATTGTACGAATCACTGGGAATGAACGACGAAGCCCTCGAA
Encoded proteins:
- a CDS encoding peptide chain release factor-like protein, with translation MLRDDEIEITFYRSSGPGGQHKNTTESAVRVRHIPTGIVVVATAERSQLRNKEAALEELQRRLAARRRKPKPRIPVKVTKAAKKRRVEAKRQRGETKAMRRKPDTE
- a CDS encoding aldo/keto reductase; its protein translation is MEKRKLGNTDMLVSVLGFGGAEIGFEGATENDVADLLNQALDAGLNVIDTAAGYMNSEEMIGKAVSGRRDDYYLFSKCGWSGNSSEEEWTPGTILSHIENSLKRLRTDRLDLIQLHSCSEPILRQGDVIAAVQHARDRGYARYIGYSGDGAAAKYAIGTGAFDTLQTSINIADQQVLRENLPMAHEKNMGVIAKRPIANAAWKTGAKPENAYHHVYWERLQVLQYDFLRLDIDTAVSVALRFSLSQPGVHTAIVGTKQPGRWKQNAGLLEAGPLSPSEIDAIRARWDEVADPDWVGQV
- a CDS encoding ABC transporter permease, whose protein sequence is MFRGFNAIVYKETIHILRDPKTLLLMLVIPGIQLTIFGYAIQMDVKHIPTAYYNLDGREASRELLDSFENTGYFDFVGQAFSDDELTGMIVDGHAKVGVKIPPDYSDSVALGRRAEVQVLIDGSDSTVAMQALNVSNAIALRKSFTAIQERFPGRSQPIESRPRVLFNPDMKTANFMVPGLIGIVMQVVTMFLTAFAVVREKENGTLEQLMVTPVSRLGLLGGKLMPYACIGAFEVCMVVLLMRFLFQVPIAGSLALLAGFSVLFLVTSLGLGLMISTIASNQVQAIQIAFLVMLPSVLLSGFMFPQESMPAPIWAIGQALPVTYFIRILRGIILRDAGFMQLWPQGIGLIVIASVLLTVSAGRFRKTLG
- a CDS encoding ABC transporter ATP-binding protein, with the protein product MAISTRDLTRRFGSFTAVDSANVEVERGSIYGLLGPNGSGKTTLIRMLCGLLRPTSGNATVMGFDLAHDTDRIKHEIGYMSQQFSLYGDLSVMENLRFYTRVYSVPRSRAAQRIEDVVELTGIHNYRNRLARQLSGGWRQRLALACALVHEPKLLFLDEPTAGIDPVARRALWNLLFELSNRGHTFFVTTHYMDEAERCTHVGYIYFSRMIANGTPGDLKEMPAVTPAGLERMRVMCDRQPQAMGYINALEYVRDATIFGDSLHVLAEEGSGERLRAALIDRGFGHVHVDTIPPSLEDVFVTLTRTMDEARSV
- a CDS encoding HlyD family efflux transporter periplasmic adaptor subunit; this encodes MGIRLETVNTTFWIAVASASFVVTAGCSRDHGGALRVTGTIEGTTIGVGSRVGGRVADIAVKEGDSVTAGQVLLKLECGEQEAALSAAKAKLAQAQATLQRLETGARPEELAQAEAAAAATEAAYMMALNGARSEEIEAARAMAGAAKAQLDTAQSDFTRIKKLREGSAVSQQAYDQAFHQLEAAQSQHKAAKEQLDLLANGTRNEQIEMAKAERDRAAAAFDLLKNGTRKEDIDAARAACDAAQAEILRAETLLNEMTVKSPRAAVVQSFDVHPGDLVQPGPVLQLTDPEDLKLVVYVSALALGHLGLGEEVTFTTDAHGSETFKGKISFIATEGEFTPRNLQTEEERVQQVFGVKVAFDSHGGKLRPGMAAMVRMPLAHE
- a CDS encoding aspartate aminotransferase family protein, with the translated sequence MQIPAKGLPKSEILQMLESFKQNDLAWRSGRVLAYTYDPGAEVDDVAKAAYLMYLTENALDPTSFPSVVKLESDVVRMVIDLLRGDKNVVGSFTSGGTESILLAVKAARDWARVHKPHIKQPEFVVPRTAHAAFHKAAAYFGLTINVAPVNASSYLADVDAMRARITDNTILLVGSAPGYAHGAIDPIEDIAALAQEKGLLCHVDGCVGGIHLSLMRRMGYALPAFDFTVPGVTSISADMHKYGYSPKGASIVMYRNKELRRHQLFACAASTTYALINPTILSTKSGGPMAGAWAVLHYLGEEGYARVVRGVMDTTARMIDGISQIDGLRVLGKPDMCMFSIASGEFNIFQLADEMKLRGWYLQPQFSIEGLPANLHITVTQNSATVVDEFLAALRDAVAAVKKDPNPIDANEIRTNIDALLAQPGEAPLKELAAMLGIDGTRLPERMALLNTVLDAIPDDLAEEVLTDFLNDLYA
- a CDS encoding SDR family NAD(P)-dependent oxidoreductase, with product MAARFSGKAVFITGASSGIGAALAKRFAAEGARVALAARRTGLLRKVQREIAAEGGDAIAVTCDVTSPVSIKRAVARVVKTYRRLDVVVANAGMPVNGRFTTLDTADFRRQFDTNFFGVVDTIYATLPHLRKTRGRLAIVTSIAGRLPLPGGSAYCASKFAACGLAECLYHEFSEFGVSVTNVLPGFVNTEIGYVKRNGSIDRAKPNTIPEWLAAGADQAAAEMLDAIHARKAEVVLTAHGKLIEAVGRYFPRLTRLGQRLAAKEVMHILERGAR